A region of Nostoc sp. KVJ3 DNA encodes the following proteins:
- a CDS encoding serine/threonine-protein kinase, with the protein MVYCINHLCNQRHNPNDIENCLACGNPLLINKRIRLLRPLCPLNKDPYSYTEVFEVEDSGTTLYPKSQVRVMKVLKWSEPKLIELIREEALALQVLKHPGIPDSTIDDYLIVPLKDTLLELHCLVMQMIEGENLREWLKAYGRIPQSVAFDWFSQLINILDVVHRSGFFHRDIKPENIIHQPDGKLVLIDFGAARQITRSYLTKISTSGGTSTGLGSGHEITSIVTPFFTSSEQINGQGVPQSDFFALGRTFVNLVTGIPLMDLPQNQDNSRLIWRDKARHIDKPFADLLDYLMAPAPGQRPQSTQIILERLKKLPIQNKFYRLTKSKVFITNAFILGGLTILFLVKTLFLPWAVNYLISEGEKLEAADNSQSAQKYFDLALKINSQSNRSISSFYFDKAARNINNQNLAKKYYELSIKYNDRDADALNNLALICQQLNEVKCVKDNYEKVLKLMPGDSEVHYGLGSFYDDQGKYDLAEKEYLIAKKLNTQSAYPLNNLARLKNLKGDYEQATKLALEGLTLTENPEIQAALYKNLGWASLMQKKLVEASKYLEKATQLDSERIDAFCLLAQVYEAQGKDSRTPGEVCLLTVSSTASLPEVQEWRQKLLDRVFNK; encoded by the coding sequence GTGGTTTACTGCATAAATCACCTATGTAATCAGCGCCACAACCCAAACGATATTGAAAATTGTTTAGCTTGCGGGAATCCATTACTAATAAACAAGCGCATTCGTTTGTTACGTCCGTTATGCCCATTAAATAAAGATCCATACAGTTATACAGAAGTCTTTGAGGTTGAGGATTCTGGGACAACCTTGTATCCAAAATCTCAAGTAAGAGTCATGAAGGTATTGAAATGGAGCGAACCTAAGTTAATTGAGTTAATTCGGGAAGAGGCGCTGGCACTGCAAGTACTCAAGCATCCTGGAATTCCTGATTCCACTATAGATGATTATTTGATTGTCCCACTAAAGGATACTCTTTTGGAATTGCATTGCTTAGTAATGCAGATGATAGAAGGAGAGAATTTACGAGAATGGTTAAAAGCTTACGGACGAATTCCCCAGAGTGTTGCGTTTGATTGGTTTTCACAATTAATAAATATTCTTGATGTGGTACATCGCTCAGGTTTTTTTCATAGAGATATCAAGCCAGAAAATATAATTCATCAGCCTGACGGTAAACTAGTACTTATTGATTTCGGTGCGGCCCGACAGATTACTAGATCCTATTTAACAAAAATTAGTACCAGTGGAGGAACCAGCACAGGATTAGGTAGTGGGCATGAGATAACATCGATTGTTACGCCTTTTTTTACTTCGTCCGAGCAAATTAATGGCCAAGGTGTACCGCAATCAGATTTTTTTGCTCTAGGACGAACCTTTGTAAACTTAGTCACTGGTATACCACTGATGGATTTACCACAAAATCAGGACAACTCAAGATTAATATGGAGAGATAAGGCGCGGCATATTGACAAGCCATTTGCTGATCTTCTAGATTATCTAATGGCTCCGGCTCCAGGGCAACGTCCACAAAGCACTCAAATAATTTTAGAAAGACTTAAAAAACTTCCTATACAAAACAAATTTTATAGATTAACTAAGTCTAAAGTATTTATAACTAATGCATTTATATTAGGTGGCTTAACAATTTTATTTTTAGTTAAAACCTTGTTTTTACCTTGGGCAGTTAATTATTTAATATCTGAAGGAGAAAAGTTAGAAGCAGCGGATAATTCTCAATCTGCACAAAAATATTTTGATTTAGCATTGAAAATTAATTCTCAGAGTAATCGTTCTATTTCAAGTTTTTATTTTGATAAAGCGGCTCGGAACATCAATAATCAAAATCTAGCTAAAAAATACTATGAATTATCAATTAAATATAATGATCGAGATGCAGACGCTCTTAATAATTTAGCTTTAATTTGTCAGCAACTTAATGAAGTAAAATGTGTAAAGGATAATTATGAAAAAGTCTTGAAGCTAATGCCTGGTGACTCTGAAGTACATTATGGACTAGGAAGTTTTTATGACGATCAAGGTAAATATGATTTAGCAGAAAAAGAATATTTAATAGCTAAAAAGCTCAACACTCAATCGGCATATCCACTTAATAATTTAGCGCGATTAAAAAATCTAAAGGGAGATTATGAACAAGCTACTAAATTGGCACTTGAAGGATTGACTCTTACTGAAAACCCAGAAATACAAGCGGCGTTATATAAAAATTTAGGTTGGGCAAGCTTGATGCAAAAAAAGTTAGTTGAAGCGAGTAAATATTTAGAGAAAGCAACTCAGTTAGACTCGGAACGAATAGATGCTTTCTGTTTACTGGCTCAAGTATATGAAGCGCAAGGGAAGGATTCTAGAACTCCTGGGGAAGTCTGTCTATTAACAGTTAGTTCTACCGCTAGCTTGCCAGAGGTTCAGGAGTGGAGGCAAAAATTATTAGATCGTGTATTTAATAAATAA
- a CDS encoding ATP-binding protein, whose product MNLDKHLSIEKVLEILEEQVFQHTGRCFLDSERAVIVGTWDGKDYKEIARDSGYDFQYLRTGVAPQLWSMLTEVIGEGVQVKKIYLKKILLKIAKKHYLHLEASKVSNDSLVGKTIIYGELPKLNFFYGREEDISYLKKQINLFKRRCIALIGLGGIGKSFLAAKLVEELLLENSNAYNFIFWITINHCLSIDDLITEILNVLNLEAYNESIETKIYLILKQLNSNHCLLVLDGFESLAQVDNYEIKLKYKRLFIKLTQEQHQSYIIVTSQIPLEEIAHSTTSLPIVSLRVEGLEESAALEMLHEKGLGGDECKRLIDIYRGNPSELESVADRIHRFFGGSVRRFLEYRTTAMGHQFQLMLHQQFGQPGLLTDLQRQVMIYLAEHISENSIPISFSKLIEGLKEKLDIEISVSELIVATEILEQRSLIEVCQRTAKQEVSYNLEPVIKKYILVDPFGLVWKKSGVQTTSYFQE is encoded by the coding sequence ATGAACTTAGATAAACACTTAAGCATAGAGAAAGTGTTGGAGATTTTGGAAGAGCAAGTGTTTCAACACACTGGAAGGTGCTTCTTGGACTCTGAACGGGCTGTAATTGTAGGGACTTGGGATGGGAAAGACTATAAAGAGATAGCGCGGGATTCGGGATACGATTTTCAATATTTGCGAACAGGAGTAGCTCCACAGTTATGGTCAATGCTTACGGAAGTTATTGGTGAGGGAGTGCAAGTAAAAAAAATATATTTAAAAAAGATTTTACTAAAAATAGCAAAAAAGCATTATCTTCATTTAGAAGCATCTAAAGTATCTAATGATTCTTTAGTAGGTAAGACTATAATTTATGGAGAATTGCCTAAACTAAATTTTTTTTACGGGCGAGAAGAAGATATAAGCTATTTAAAAAAACAAATTAATCTTTTTAAACGTCGATGTATAGCTTTAATTGGACTTGGAGGTATTGGAAAAAGTTTTTTGGCGGCCAAGTTGGTTGAGGAATTACTTTTAGAAAACTCTAATGCATATAATTTTATATTTTGGATAACAATAAATCATTGTTTATCAATTGATGATTTAATTACTGAAATACTTAATGTTTTAAATTTAGAAGCTTATAATGAATCGATTGAAACAAAAATTTATTTGATATTAAAACAACTAAATTCAAACCACTGCTTGTTAGTGCTAGATGGATTTGAGAGTTTAGCACAAGTAGACAACTACGAAATAAAACTTAAGTATAAAAGACTGTTTATTAAACTTACGCAAGAACAGCATCAAAGCTATATCATTGTAACTAGCCAAATACCATTAGAAGAAATTGCTCATAGTACTACAAGCCTACCTATTGTATCTCTCCGGGTAGAAGGCTTAGAAGAAAGTGCAGCACTTGAGATGCTACATGAAAAAGGCTTAGGGGGTGACGAATGTAAACGATTAATCGATATTTATCGCGGTAATCCATCAGAATTAGAATCTGTTGCTGATCGAATTCATCGTTTTTTTGGGGGAAGTGTAAGAAGATTTTTAGAGTATAGGACTACTGCGATGGGACACCAATTTCAATTAATGTTACATCAGCAATTTGGGCAACCTGGTCTTTTAACTGATCTTCAAAGACAGGTAATGATTTATTTGGCAGAGCATATATCAGAAAATTCAATCCCCATTTCATTTTCTAAACTTATTGAAGGTTTAAAAGAGAAATTAGACATAGAAATATCTGTTTCTGAATTAATTGTGGCGACAGAAATTTTGGAGCAACGCTCATTAATTGAAGTTTGTCAAAGAACGGCCAAACAAGAAGTAAGCTATAATTTAGAACCAGTTATTAAAAAATATATCTTAGTTGATCCATTCGGGCTTGTTTGGAAAAAAAGTGGAGTACAGACAACTAGTTACTTCCAGGAGTAA
- a CDS encoding plasmid replication protein, CyRepA1 family, protein MGRIKPNFPRIDWEKGKPVKYESPPKTPNRVTYFDVANPIWDKVAKRYLIKRYHSLLALRLLDQLNPLIFWEWVKQHPEIPIILCEGEKKAACLLSLGFVAIALPGIWNGRVGKQDFDERLHPDLVPMAQAGRKFIILFDYETSSKTRWSVFQATVRTAKAIESAGSECEVALLPGPEKGVDDFVVSRSEDANALLTAIIDDAKSLADYQRSYRAKKWGLSKYKPDVTVNIKYLTQALCIPDLEEKCSSVPPLYDIAEEKLFTPSVSSTNCKEGEGKQELIISDCPDHKPSTQNPKKSFRFPEKGLVVLWSDMGTGKTELMRWWRDQNPDARFLNNGHRVNLLKNLAERLQTAMYSDLGYTGLAQAQALSITIDSLHKLNTQSLTYGCIFIDEACQYLTHLLHSNTCKQHRAAILEVLEYIVYNAPLVVIADAHMDDLTVNFFLAMRPKEEVPYIIKNEWRNGSRTIYWYEGDNSSAIVAQISAALMLGEKVMVASDSKRFIKKLDKSFTIKCEESSSEKSHTPQKWRIWSVHSDNSGSDENVAFIKDITNAVKNFDALFTSPSLGTGVDISEYHFDLVFGVFHGVSQTATECAQQLYRYRPKVPFHIWVAPRPPFGYKDTNATKIKERLLQTNEMTAFLLRIDRETGKRGAEKDWALEAYCQIMANRHYSLNNLRDDLRSLLTEMGNTFIYVGSDSDPQSLESLKAAAQALDRAHNSAVAKAKNITLSEYRARQSKDYLDPSEIFECEKFRISDSYGIEVTESLVEMDKGGRLIRAIAGLEAILAAPEESFTDPKTGQTYPTPPTIVTQKDRTERDNLPLCIDWGNYSARWLARFNLGLHQILKRLVKGDEVTGSDTQLVNMTAIAIHCAAHVKAILGFTIPSDCKPIWLLGTLIEQLGLKLTFRKQGKRGQQVKLFSLSKEQLEFALQVIAHRETKRNQKENRTYYAAKTPAAYSVNPNQQTVSTPPLDAIGNSHCQGEDTTDESRGAGEQGSRKAEELRNKEEICTSSFPSAPLPPCPSALFTDRITLLHCVEILRSGISRGVESIKGILKRWHSDLRWETVLELEAIAASELRSLESAVPEFYTLLNEEMLPMEGG, encoded by the coding sequence GTGGGGCGGATTAAGCCGAACTTCCCCCGCATTGATTGGGAAAAAGGCAAGCCAGTTAAGTACGAATCACCCCCCAAAACCCCCAACCGCGTTACCTACTTTGATGTCGCTAACCCCATCTGGGACAAAGTTGCAAAGCGTTATTTAATTAAGCGCTATCATTCACTTTTAGCATTGCGCTTACTGGATCAACTTAATCCACTAATATTTTGGGAGTGGGTGAAACAGCATCCAGAGATTCCGATAATATTATGCGAGGGTGAGAAGAAAGCCGCTTGCTTGCTTTCGTTGGGGTTTGTAGCGATCGCACTTCCGGGAATTTGGAACGGGCGCGTGGGCAAACAAGATTTTGATGAACGGTTGCATCCTGACTTAGTACCAATGGCTCAGGCGGGGCGCAAGTTCATTATTTTATTCGACTACGAAACTTCTTCTAAAACCAGGTGGTCGGTGTTTCAAGCCACTGTTCGCACTGCAAAAGCAATCGAATCGGCAGGTTCTGAATGTGAAGTTGCATTACTGCCGGGGCCAGAAAAAGGCGTTGATGATTTTGTAGTTAGTCGCAGTGAAGATGCCAATGCACTACTAACTGCAATTATAGACGATGCCAAATCACTTGCCGATTACCAGCGCTCGTATCGGGCGAAAAAATGGGGACTAAGTAAATATAAACCAGATGTCACAGTCAATATTAAATATTTGACCCAAGCACTCTGCATTCCGGATCTGGAGGAAAAATGTTCATCTGTCCCGCCACTTTATGATATTGCAGAAGAAAAATTGTTTACCCCAAGTGTTAGCTCTACAAACTGTAAAGAGGGAGAAGGAAAACAAGAGTTAATAATTTCTGACTGCCCTGACCACAAACCCAGTACCCAAAATCCCAAAAAGTCTTTCCGTTTTCCAGAAAAAGGGCTAGTAGTCTTGTGGAGCGACATGGGTACAGGCAAAACTGAACTCATGCGCTGGTGGCGTGACCAAAACCCCGACGCGCGGTTCCTCAACAATGGGCATCGCGTAAATTTGCTGAAAAATCTTGCCGAACGCTTGCAGACGGCGATGTACTCCGACTTGGGTTACACAGGTTTAGCCCAGGCTCAAGCCCTTAGTATTACTATCGACAGCTTGCATAAGCTGAATACTCAGTCTCTCACCTACGGCTGCATATTTATAGATGAAGCCTGCCAATACCTCACTCACTTACTACACAGTAATACTTGCAAACAACATCGCGCCGCCATTTTGGAGGTACTGGAATATATAGTATACAATGCGCCACTGGTCGTCATCGCTGATGCACACATGGATGATTTAACGGTAAACTTCTTTCTTGCAATGCGACCAAAAGAGGAAGTTCCGTACATCATTAAAAACGAGTGGCGAAACGGTTCACGCACAATTTATTGGTACGAGGGGGATAATTCTAGCGCCATAGTCGCCCAAATCTCGGCAGCGCTGATGCTTGGAGAGAAAGTCATGGTTGCAAGTGACAGTAAGCGTTTTATCAAAAAACTCGACAAATCCTTTACTATCAAGTGCGAAGAATCAAGCTCCGAAAAATCACATACACCACAAAAATGGCGCATTTGGTCTGTCCATTCAGACAATTCTGGCAGTGATGAGAATGTTGCTTTCATCAAAGACATCACCAACGCCGTCAAAAACTTTGATGCCTTGTTCACCTCTCCCAGTCTCGGTACTGGTGTTGATATTTCTGAGTATCATTTTGATTTAGTGTTCGGTGTGTTTCACGGCGTTTCCCAAACTGCTACTGAATGCGCCCAACAGCTTTACCGTTATCGCCCGAAAGTCCCGTTTCATATTTGGGTGGCCCCGCGTCCTCCCTTTGGTTACAAGGATACCAATGCTACCAAGATTAAAGAGCGCTTGCTCCAAACCAATGAAATGACTGCTTTTCTGTTGCGAATTGACAGAGAAACGGGTAAGCGGGGCGCAGAGAAAGATTGGGCGCTTGAGGCTTACTGCCAAATTATGGCTAACCGCCACTATTCTCTGAATAATCTGCGTGATGATCTGCGATCGCTCCTCACAGAAATGGGCAATACATTTATATATGTGGGAAGTGATTCAGATCCTCAATCTCTCGAAAGTCTTAAAGCAGCAGCACAAGCTTTGGATCGTGCCCACAATTCGGCTGTTGCCAAGGCTAAGAATATTACTTTGAGTGAGTACCGCGCCCGTCAGAGCAAAGATTACCTTGACCCTAGCGAAATTTTTGAATGCGAAAAGTTCCGCATTTCTGATTCTTACGGCATCGAAGTAACCGAATCACTCGTAGAAATGGATAAAGGTGGCCGCTTAATTAGAGCAATTGCTGGACTTGAGGCCATTTTAGCCGCACCCGAAGAATCGTTTACTGACCCCAAAACTGGGCAAACTTATCCTACCCCACCAACAATTGTCACCCAAAAAGACCGCACCGAGCGCGACAATCTACCTTTGTGCATCGACTGGGGTAATTATTCGGCGCGGTGGCTGGCTAGATTTAACCTGGGGCTGCATCAGATTCTCAAGCGTTTAGTGAAGGGTGATGAAGTTACCGGCTCGGATACTCAATTAGTTAATATGACAGCGATCGCTATACATTGTGCTGCTCACGTCAAAGCAATTCTTGGGTTTACTATTCCCAGTGACTGTAAACCTATTTGGTTGCTAGGCACTCTTATAGAACAGCTGGGGCTAAAGTTGACTTTCCGTAAGCAGGGTAAACGGGGTCAACAGGTGAAGCTTTTCTCTTTATCTAAAGAGCAATTGGAATTTGCTCTCCAAGTAATTGCTCATCGTGAAACGAAGCGCAATCAAAAAGAAAATCGAACCTATTACGCTGCTAAAACCCCTGCTGCGTATAGTGTAAACCCCAATCAGCAGACCGTATCCACACCCCCCCTTGATGCTATAGGGAACTCCCATTGCCAAGGGGAGGATACTACCGATGAGAGCAGGGGAGCAGGGGAGCAGGGGAGCAGAAAAGCAGAGGAGTTGAGGAACAAAGAAGAAATTTGTACAAGTTCTTTCCCCTCTGCCCCCCTGCCCCCCTGCCCCTCTGCTCTCTTCACTGATCGCATTACGCTACTCCACTGCGTAGAAATACTTCGCTCTGGTATTTCTCGTGGAGTTGAGTCAATTAAAGGCATTCTCAAGCGATGGCACAGTGATTTGCGCTGGGAGACGGTGCTGGAACTTGAAGCGATCGCGGCGAGTGAATTGCGATCGCTTGAGTCGGCAGTACCGGAATTTTACACCTTGCTAAATGAAGAGATGTTGCCTATGGAGGGGGGCTAA
- a CDS encoding tyrosine-type recombinase/integrase has translation MKIDRHGQAKILSLQEIQLLFSQGVDSLRDKALFAVMLYTACRVNEAVTLLKRDVYDAKGKVRAKIIFRKGNTKGKLATRAIPVIQELRVRLQAYKPRDDSPWLFPGNADHSRANNHLHRDSALWILRVACKKVGVEGISSHSFRRTALTSMSNAGIPLRVIQEISGHRTLDELYKYLEVREDQVLGAVSSLALLAPVDEDDFGKSWLVEVTDNSVHESS, from the coding sequence TTGAAAATTGATAGGCATGGTCAAGCAAAGATTCTGTCTTTGCAGGAAATCCAACTTCTGTTCTCGCAGGGGGTAGACTCGCTACGAGACAAAGCGCTGTTTGCGGTGATGCTTTACACAGCGTGTCGAGTGAACGAAGCAGTGACGTTGCTTAAGCGCGACGTATATGATGCCAAAGGAAAAGTCAGAGCCAAAATCATCTTTCGCAAAGGTAACACGAAAGGGAAACTGGCTACCCGTGCCATCCCGGTAATTCAAGAATTGCGAGTCAGGTTGCAAGCATATAAACCGCGTGATGATTCTCCTTGGCTGTTCCCTGGAAATGCTGACCACTCAAGAGCCAATAACCACCTGCACCGGGATTCGGCATTGTGGATATTGCGAGTCGCTTGCAAAAAAGTAGGAGTTGAAGGCATAAGCTCTCACAGCTTTCGGCGCACAGCACTTACCTCGATGAGTAATGCCGGAATTCCCTTAAGAGTGATTCAGGAAATCTCTGGGCATCGCACGTTGGACGAGCTGTACAAGTACCTGGAGGTGAGAGAAGATCAAGTATTGGGAGCGGTATCATCTTTAGCACTACTTGCTCCGGTTGATGAAGACGACTTCGGGAAATCCTGGTTAGTCGAAGTGACCGATAATTCAGTGCATGAAAGCTCTTGA